From Melospiza melodia melodia isolate bMelMel2 chromosome 19, bMelMel2.pri, whole genome shotgun sequence, one genomic window encodes:
- the SLC32A1 gene encoding vesicular inhibitory amino acid transporter, with amino-acid sequence MATLLRSKLSNVATSVSHKSQAKMSGMFARMGFQAATDEEAVGFAHCDDLDMEHRQGLQMDILKSEGSEEGGEPPLEGDIHYQRDGTGPLPPSASKEACSELSGQGKPKITAWEAGWNVTNAIQGMFVLGLPYAILHGGYLGLFLIIFAAVVCCYTGKILIACLYEENEDGEIVRVRDSYVDIANACCAPRFPTLGGRIVNVAQIIELVMTCILYVVVSGNLMYNSFPSLPVSQKSWSIIATAVLLPCAFLKNLKAVSKFSLLCTLAHFVINILVIAYCLSRARDWAWDKVKFYIDVKKFPISIGIIVFSYTSQIFLPSLEGNMQNPKEFHCMMNWTHIAACILKGLFALVAYLTWADETKEVITDNLPSTIRAVVNIFLVAKALLSYPLPFFAAVEVLERSLFQDGNRAFFPNCYGGDGRLKSWGLTLRCALVVFTLLMAIYVPHFALLMGLTGSLTGAGLCFLLPSLFHLKLLWRKLLWHHVFFDVAIFVIGGICSISGFIHSLEGLIEAFRTNAED; translated from the exons ATGGCCACCCTCCTCCGCAGCAAGCTCTCCAACGTGGCCACCTCGGTGTCGCACAAATCCCAGGCGAAGATGAGCGGCATGTTCGCCAGGATGGGCTTCCAGGCGGCCACCGACGAGGAGGCGGTGGGCTTCGCCCACTGCGACGACCTGGACATGGAGCATCGGCAAGGGCTGCAGATGGACATCCTCAAGTCCGAGGGCAGCGAGGAGGGCGGGGAGCCGCCCCTGGAAGGGGACATCCACTACCAGCGGGACGGCACAGGGCCCCTGCCGCCCTCCGCCTCCAAGGAGGCCTGCTCCGAGCTCTCCGGGCAGGGCAAGCCCAAGATCACGGCTTGGGAGGCGGGATGGAACGTCACCAACGCCATCCAG GGGATGTTTGTTCTGGGCCTGCCCTATGCCATCCTTCACGGTGGATACCTAGGactctttttaataattttcGCTGCGGTGGTTTGCTGCTACACTGGGAAAATCCTTATTGCCTGTCTTTATGAAGAGAATGAGGATGGGGAGATAGTCAGGGTGAGAGACTCCTACGTGGACATCGCGAACGCGTGCTGCGCGCCCCGCTTCCCCACGCTCGGGGGCAGAATTGTCAACGTGGCTCAGATCATTGAACTGGTCATGACCTGCATCCTCTATGTGGTGGTCAGTGGGAACCTGATGTacaacagcttccccagcctgcCCGTCTCCCAGAAGTCGTGGTCCATCATTGCCACGGCAGTGCTCCTGCCTTGCGCGTTCTTGAAGAACCTCAAGGCAGTCTCCAAGTTCAGCTTGCTCTGCACGTTAGCCCACTTTGTCATCAACATCCTGGTGATCGCCTACTGCCTCTCCAGGGCACGCGACTGGGCCTGGGACAAAGTCAAGTTTTACATTGACGTCAAGAAGTTTCCCATCTCCATTGGCATCATTGTCTTCAGCTACACCTCCCAGATCTTTCTGCCTTCCTTGGAGGGGAACATGCAGAACCCCAAGGAGTTCCATTGCATGATGAACTGGACTCACATCGCAGCTTGCATCCTTAAGGGACTCTTTGCCTTGGTCGCCTACCTGACCTGGGCTGATGAGACCAAGGAGGTCATTACAGACAACTTGCCATCCACCATTAGGGCAGTAGTCAACATTTTCTTGGTGGCCAAAGCCTTGCTCTCGTACCCCTTGCCGTTCTTTGCAGCCGTAGAAGTCCTGGAGCGGTCCCTTTTCCAAGATGGAAACAGGGCTTTCTTCCCCAACTGCTATGGGGGCGACGGGCGGCTCAAATCCTGGGGACTCACCCTCAGATGTGCCCTGGTAGTTTTCACCCTGCTCATGGCTATTTATGTCCCCCATTTCGCCCTCTTGATGGGTCTTACTGGGAGCCTCACAGGCGCAGGGCTCTGTTTCCTGCTCCCCAGTCTCTTCCACCTCAAACTCTTGTGGAGGAAGCTCTTGTGGCATCATGTCTTCTTCGATGTTGCCATTTTCGTTATAGGCGGtatctgcagcatctctgggttcATCCACTCTTTAGAAGGCCTCATAGAGGCTTTCAGAACCAATGCTGAAGACTAA